The Natrinema salifodinae genome includes a window with the following:
- a CDS encoding phosphate uptake regulator PhoU yields METRKVQVTGGSTYTVSLPKTWATDNDVSSGTTVEFYPEDDELLLTPECETRRQEGTLDVSGLEDEQLKRAVMTMYVSGFDIIRLEAGGIATNQRGAIRNATQRLVGVEVLEETNDSVVIQDLLDSSELSIVNAVTRMRLIAQSMLEDAVTALIENDDAIAHDVIERDDDVDRLWLVVSRIFRATLRSPRAVEELGVSREACFDFHSSARQLERIADHAVKICDIALKLDDLPADVADAIHGLHAEAATVFEQATDALFAEDADEANRLGHDALEAVVEIDEHTRAIDDMLRDLEPAQAQSLGLIVDSLSRSADYGGNVAETALQKAAPRP; encoded by the coding sequence ATGGAGACGCGCAAGGTTCAGGTGACGGGCGGGTCGACGTACACCGTTTCGCTGCCGAAGACGTGGGCGACGGACAACGACGTCAGCAGCGGCACGACGGTCGAGTTCTATCCGGAAGACGACGAACTCCTCCTGACTCCTGAATGTGAGACGCGGCGACAAGAGGGGACCTTAGACGTCTCCGGTCTCGAGGACGAACAGCTGAAGCGAGCCGTGATGACGATGTACGTCAGCGGCTTCGATATCATCCGGCTCGAGGCGGGGGGCATCGCGACCAACCAGCGCGGCGCGATTCGGAACGCGACCCAGCGGCTCGTCGGCGTCGAGGTGCTCGAGGAAACCAACGACAGCGTGGTCATTCAGGACTTACTGGACTCCTCGGAGCTGTCGATCGTCAACGCGGTCACGCGGATGCGACTGATCGCCCAGTCGATGCTCGAGGACGCGGTGACCGCGTTGATCGAGAACGACGACGCCATCGCCCACGACGTGATCGAGCGCGACGACGACGTCGACCGCCTCTGGCTCGTCGTCTCGCGGATCTTCCGCGCGACGCTGCGATCGCCCCGCGCCGTCGAGGAACTCGGCGTCTCGCGCGAGGCCTGTTTCGATTTCCACTCCAGCGCCCGCCAACTCGAGCGGATCGCCGATCACGCCGTCAAGATCTGCGACATCGCGCTGAAACTCGACGACCTCCCTGCCGACGTTGCCGACGCCATCCACGGCCTCCACGCCGAAGCCGCGACCGTCTTCGAACAGGCCACGGACGCGCTGTTCGCCGAGGACGCCGACGAGGCCAACCGCCTCGGCCACGACGCGCTCGAAGCCGTCGTCGAGATCGACGAACACACCCGGGCGATCGACGACATGCTCCGCGATCTCGAACCCGCACAGGCCCAGTCGCTGGGGCTGATCGTCGACTCGCTGTCCCGAAGCGCCGACTACGGCGGCAACGTCGCCGAGACGGCGTTACAGAAGGCGGCGCCGCGACCCTAA
- a CDS encoding enoyl-CoA hydratase/isomerase family protein has product MSWDTVRLDWDGDVATLTVDRPDALNALNVATLEAMGEALEEAADDDARALVLTGAGNAFIAGADIKYMRELSAEEAQEWGELGHAVADALETFPAPTIAAVNGYAFGGGCEMALACDLRIASESAVIGNTEIDLGIIPGWGATQRLPRLVGDETARRMIFLGERLDADSAAEADLVGEVVADDELDDVAAELADRLAGKPAFAMRTAKQALNQGYEGSLASGLEYEKRAFASLFGSHDQREGMAAFVEDREPEFE; this is encoded by the coding sequence ATGTCTTGGGACACAGTCCGACTCGACTGGGACGGCGACGTCGCGACGCTGACCGTCGACCGCCCCGACGCGCTCAACGCCCTGAACGTGGCGACCCTCGAAGCGATGGGCGAGGCCCTCGAGGAAGCCGCGGACGACGACGCCCGCGCGCTCGTCCTGACCGGCGCCGGCAACGCGTTCATCGCCGGCGCGGACATCAAGTACATGCGAGAGCTCTCCGCCGAGGAAGCACAGGAGTGGGGCGAACTCGGCCACGCCGTCGCCGACGCGCTCGAGACGTTCCCGGCGCCGACGATCGCCGCGGTCAACGGCTACGCCTTCGGCGGCGGCTGCGAGATGGCCCTGGCCTGCGACCTGCGGATCGCCAGCGAGTCGGCCGTGATCGGCAACACCGAGATCGATCTCGGCATCATTCCGGGCTGGGGCGCGACCCAACGGCTGCCGCGGCTCGTCGGCGACGAGACCGCCCGCCGGATGATCTTCCTCGGCGAACGCCTCGACGCCGACTCCGCGGCCGAGGCCGATCTGGTCGGCGAGGTCGTCGCCGACGACGAACTCGACGACGTCGCCGCCGAGCTGGCCGATCGACTCGCCGGCAAACCGGCGTTCGCGATGCGGACCGCCAAGCAGGCGCTCAACCAGGGGTACGAGGGATCTCTGGCGAGCGGCCTCGAGTACGAGAAGCGCGCGTTCGCGAGTCTCTTCGGCTCGCACGACCAGCGCGAGGGGATGGCGGCGTTCGTCGAGGACCGGGAACCGGAGTTCGAGTGA
- a CDS encoding CBS domain-containing protein has translation MSVGQLGPQNVATTSRDSDLEEVTETLAEENVGALVVTEDDEPVGIVTDRDAALAIYEYDDVGSVSVEDVMTADPATVHEDDDPIAISKAIGEYNVRRLPIVDDDGKLAGIATLDDLVATIGEELDNVANTIEVQSPDYSP, from the coding sequence ATGTCTGTTGGCCAACTCGGTCCCCAGAACGTCGCCACCACGAGCCGGGACAGCGACCTCGAAGAAGTAACGGAGACGCTGGCCGAAGAGAACGTCGGCGCGCTCGTCGTCACGGAGGACGACGAACCCGTCGGCATCGTCACCGACCGCGACGCCGCGCTCGCGATCTACGAGTACGACGACGTCGGCTCGGTCTCGGTCGAGGACGTGATGACCGCCGATCCCGCGACGGTCCACGAGGACGACGACCCGATCGCCATCTCGAAAGCCATCGGCGAGTACAACGTCCGTCGCCTCCCGATCGTCGACGACGACGGGAAACTCGCCGGCATCGCGACGCTGGACGACCTGGTCGCGACGATCGGCGAGGAACTCGACAACGTCGCCAACACGATCGAAGTCCAGTCACCCGACTACAGTCCGTAA
- the msrA gene encoding peptide-methionine (S)-S-oxide reductase MsrA gives MERTTFGGGCFWCVEAAFKPLDGVESVTSGYAGGHTEDPTYEAVCSGETGHAEVVQIEYDPDAIAYEDLLEIFFTIHDPTTKDREGPDIGSQYRSAIYAHDDEQLEIARAFAEELENEGLYDGIVTEIEPLETFYEAEEYHQDYFEKNPNDAYCTMHAAPKVEKVREKFGENVAAEH, from the coding sequence ATGGAACGAACGACATTCGGCGGCGGCTGTTTCTGGTGCGTCGAGGCGGCGTTCAAGCCGCTCGACGGCGTGGAATCGGTGACCTCCGGCTACGCCGGCGGCCACACCGAGGACCCGACCTACGAGGCGGTCTGTTCCGGAGAGACCGGCCACGCGGAGGTCGTCCAGATCGAGTACGATCCCGACGCCATCGCCTACGAGGACCTGCTCGAGATCTTCTTCACGATCCACGACCCGACGACGAAAGACCGCGAGGGGCCCGACATCGGCTCCCAGTACCGGTCGGCGATCTACGCCCACGACGACGAGCAACTCGAAATTGCCAGGGCGTTCGCCGAGGAACTCGAAAACGAGGGGCTCTACGACGGCATCGTCACCGAGATCGAGCCGCTCGAGACCTTCTACGAAGCCGAGGAGTACCATCAGGACTACTTCGAGAAGAACCCCAACGACGCCTACTGCACGATGCACGCGGCCCCGAAGGTCGAGAAGGTCCGCGAGAAGTTCGGCGAGAACGTCGCCGCGGAACACTGA
- a CDS encoding aldo/keto reductase translates to MEYTHLGDTGLEVSQLCLGCMNFGTEQPWMVHDRDQARAVIERALDLGINFFDTANVYSHGESESILGDVLADADRDRAELVVATKVYGEMHEGPNGQGLSRKHVLDQAEASLERLGTDYIDLYQIHRWDEHTPIEETLSALDRLVEDGKVRYVGASTMPAWRFMKALHEADVDNYERFVSMQCEYNLVDRHEEANVLPLCADQEIGVIPWSPLAGGFLTGKYDRDGDPDSGRAATDEFMEKRFTDENWAVVEELREIADANDATPAQVALAWLLHKEVVDAPIVGPRTIDHLEDNVGALAVDLTDAEIDRLEAPVTPVWNREIGDV, encoded by the coding sequence ATGGAGTACACGCACCTCGGAGACACTGGTCTGGAAGTGTCGCAACTCTGTCTCGGCTGCATGAACTTCGGGACCGAGCAACCCTGGATGGTCCACGACCGCGACCAGGCCCGCGCGGTGATCGAGCGAGCGCTCGACCTCGGGATCAACTTCTTCGACACGGCCAACGTCTACTCCCACGGCGAGAGCGAGTCGATCCTCGGGGACGTCCTCGCCGACGCGGACCGCGACCGGGCGGAACTCGTCGTCGCGACGAAGGTCTACGGCGAGATGCACGAGGGACCGAACGGACAGGGCCTCTCCCGCAAGCACGTCCTCGACCAGGCCGAGGCGAGCCTCGAGCGACTCGGCACCGACTACATCGACCTCTACCAGATCCACCGCTGGGACGAGCACACGCCCATCGAGGAGACGCTCTCGGCGCTCGACCGCCTCGTCGAGGACGGAAAAGTCCGGTACGTCGGCGCGAGCACGATGCCCGCCTGGCGGTTCATGAAGGCCCTGCACGAAGCGGACGTCGACAACTACGAGCGGTTCGTCTCGATGCAGTGCGAGTACAACCTCGTGGACCGCCACGAGGAGGCCAACGTCCTGCCGCTGTGTGCCGATCAAGAGATCGGGGTTATTCCGTGGTCGCCGCTGGCCGGCGGCTTCCTGACGGGCAAGTACGACCGCGACGGGGACCCCGACTCGGGCCGGGCCGCGACGGACGAGTTCATGGAAAAACGGTTCACCGACGAGAACTGGGCCGTCGTCGAGGAACTCCGCGAGATCGCCGACGCCAACGACGCGACGCCGGCGCAGGTCGCGCTCGCCTGGTTGCTCCACAAGGAGGTCGTCGACGCGCCGATCGTCGGTCCGCGGACGATCGATCACCTCGAAGACAACGTTGGCGCGCTCGCGGTCGACCTCACCGACGCGGAGATCGATCGGTTAGAAGCGCCCGTGACGCCGGTCTGGAACCGCGAGATCGGGGACGTGTAG
- a CDS encoding cob(I)yrinic acid a,c-diamide adenosyltransferase has translation MSDERTPESESEREVESTIENTPGQGRTPEPEGIEPAAPEEFGLVQVWWGDGKGKTTAALGMGMRAAGHGYRVHMLQFMKGGASSVDAVRGEYNAIAALPGISYENLGHYGWHGMADGSDEADHEAEAKAGLERARELLAAAGDADLTEPIALDAEPDAGMHMLILDEVLYAADRDLISEDDVLDLIDAKPANLELVLSGSHAEPAYLADRADLVTNVRKVSHPIDDGQRARRGAEF, from the coding sequence ATGAGCGACGAGCGGACGCCCGAGTCCGAATCCGAACGCGAGGTCGAATCCACGATCGAGAACACGCCTGGCCAGGGGCGAACGCCGGAACCCGAAGGCATCGAGCCGGCCGCGCCCGAGGAGTTCGGCCTGGTTCAGGTCTGGTGGGGCGACGGAAAGGGGAAGACGACGGCCGCGCTCGGCATGGGGATGCGCGCGGCGGGCCACGGCTACCGCGTCCATATGCTCCAGTTCATGAAGGGCGGGGCGTCGAGCGTCGACGCGGTCCGCGGCGAGTACAACGCGATCGCCGCGCTTCCGGGGATCAGCTACGAGAACCTCGGCCACTACGGCTGGCACGGGATGGCGGACGGGTCCGACGAAGCCGATCACGAGGCCGAGGCCAAGGCCGGTCTGGAACGGGCCCGCGAGTTGCTCGCGGCCGCGGGCGACGCCGACCTCACAGAACCGATCGCCCTCGACGCCGAGCCGGACGCGGGGATGCACATGCTGATCCTCGACGAGGTGCTCTACGCCGCGGACCGGGACCTCATCTCCGAGGACGACGTGCTCGACCTGATCGACGCGAAACCGGCGAACCTGGAACTGGTGCTGTCGGGCAGCCACGCCGAGCCGGCATACCTCGCGGACCGCGCGGACCTCGTTACGAACGTCCGGAAAGTGTCCCATCCGATCGACGACGGGCAGCGGGCGCGCCGCGGCGCCGAGTTCTGA
- the ggt gene encoding gamma-glutamyltransferase, which translates to MTRQSDSNEIDRNSNRGGAARFDRRAFLANAGAAAGALGLGATSVAASETGPETIVPGFACDRRQFTCGRQATAGGGMVSSVDSIASGVAAAVLREGGNAVDAAVALQYVLTVTQPHGSGIGGGGFMVVYDADADAVDVVDSRERAPRGATEDMFLDEDGEPIPFERRIQMGEAVGVPGTVMGLETALARHGSRPRQRLVTPAIELAREGFPIDEVFADQIAENWDKFNEAAKEAYSDENGRPLAAGDTHVNPDLADTLAAIKRGGAAAFYEGPIAADLTATVRGAGGSMTIADLADYDVTIDDPVRAEWRDVEIVGQPLPSSGPSTVAYILKLLEFLDVGRYDIRSPEKYHLLGEATSLAWADRNEYMGDPEFVDAPIAGLLDDGYLRDRAAKISVDDTLADYEAGECVDPGVPPGAEPARAPTPDKEHGSTAHFSVVDADGNAVSYTSTIEQFMGSGMMVPGRGFMLNNELTDFSAVPDGPNSVEPWKRPLSSMSPIIVVRDGVPEFTVGSPGGWTIITSVAQTLLHRYVYGLDPLEALSEPTVFTTDCPPIMWEDGVPARAREATAGAGQVWEDESSGDFGNVQVIEIGDDELVGAADPTRDGLAVGVDRGGVGECGRTD; encoded by the coding sequence ATGACACGACAATCCGATTCGAACGAAATCGATCGAAATTCGAACCGAGGCGGGGCGGCGCGCTTCGACCGTCGCGCGTTCCTGGCGAACGCGGGGGCGGCGGCCGGTGCGCTCGGGCTCGGGGCGACCAGCGTCGCGGCGAGCGAGACCGGGCCGGAGACGATCGTCCCCGGATTCGCCTGCGACCGGCGCCAGTTTACGTGCGGTCGCCAGGCGACCGCCGGCGGCGGCATGGTTTCGAGCGTCGATTCGATCGCCTCCGGCGTCGCCGCGGCCGTCCTGCGCGAGGGCGGCAACGCCGTCGACGCCGCCGTGGCGCTCCAGTACGTCCTGACCGTCACCCAGCCCCACGGATCGGGGATCGGCGGCGGCGGATTCATGGTCGTCTACGACGCCGACGCGGACGCGGTCGACGTCGTCGACAGCCGCGAGCGCGCGCCCCGCGGCGCGACCGAGGACATGTTCCTCGACGAGGACGGCGAGCCGATCCCGTTCGAGCGGCGGATCCAGATGGGGGAGGCCGTCGGCGTTCCGGGGACCGTGATGGGGCTGGAGACGGCGCTGGCCCGCCACGGCTCGCGGCCGCGCCAGCGGCTGGTCACGCCCGCGATCGAACTCGCTCGCGAGGGCTTTCCGATCGACGAAGTCTTCGCGGACCAGATCGCCGAGAACTGGGACAAGTTCAACGAGGCGGCCAAAGAGGCCTACTCCGACGAGAACGGCCGCCCGCTCGCGGCGGGTGATACGCACGTCAATCCCGACCTCGCGGACACGCTCGCGGCGATCAAACGCGGCGGCGCCGCGGCCTTCTACGAGGGACCGATCGCGGCCGACCTGACGGCGACGGTACGGGGCGCCGGCGGCAGTATGACCATCGCCGACCTCGCGGACTACGACGTCACGATCGACGACCCGGTCCGCGCCGAGTGGCGCGACGTCGAGATCGTCGGCCAGCCGCTCCCGAGCTCGGGACCGAGCACCGTCGCGTATATCCTGAAACTGCTCGAGTTCCTCGACGTCGGGCGGTACGATATCCGCTCGCCGGAGAAGTACCACCTGCTCGGCGAGGCGACGAGCCTGGCCTGGGCCGACCGGAACGAGTACATGGGCGACCCCGAGTTCGTCGACGCCCCGATCGCGGGGCTGCTCGACGACGGGTACCTTCGGGACCGCGCGGCAAAAATCAGCGTCGACGACACGCTCGCGGACTACGAGGCGGGCGAGTGCGTCGATCCGGGCGTGCCGCCTGGCGCCGAGCCCGCTCGGGCGCCGACGCCCGACAAGGAACACGGGTCGACGGCCCACTTCTCCGTCGTCGACGCGGACGGGAACGCCGTCTCGTACACCTCGACCATCGAGCAGTTCATGGGCTCCGGGATGATGGTCCCGGGCCGCGGGTTCATGCTCAACAACGAGCTGACTGACTTCAGCGCCGTCCCCGACGGACCGAACAGCGTCGAACCGTGGAAGCGGCCGCTGAGCAGCATGAGTCCGATCATCGTCGTGCGCGACGGCGTCCCCGAGTTCACCGTCGGCTCGCCTGGCGGGTGGACGATCATCACCTCGGTCGCCCAGACGCTGCTGCACCGCTACGTGTACGGCCTCGACCCGCTCGAGGCGCTCTCCGAGCCGACCGTGTTCACGACCGACTGCCCGCCGATCATGTGGGAAGACGGCGTGCCAGCGCGCGCCCGCGAAGCAACTGCAGGGGCCGGCCAGGTCTGGGAGGACGAATCCAGCGGCGACTTCGGCAACGTGCAGGTCATCGAGATCGGCGACGACGAACTGGTCGGCGCGGCCGATCCGACTCGCGACGGCCTGGCCGTGGGCGTCGACCGCGGCGGAGTCGGTGAGTGCGGGCGAACCGACTGA
- a CDS encoding DUF7511 domain-containing protein produces MTGSTSDYDDRAARRRLAAAAQRETESLDLEAIVVRYEDRADRCTITPRECSEAEQLTTWLSADAAAFVDLADAR; encoded by the coding sequence ATGACCGGATCTACCAGCGACTACGACGATCGCGCGGCCCGACGGCGCTTGGCCGCGGCGGCGCAACGCGAAACCGAGTCGCTCGATCTCGAGGCGATTGTCGTCCGATACGAGGACCGAGCCGACCGGTGTACGATCACTCCCCGCGAGTGTTCCGAGGCCGAACAGCTGACGACCTGGCTGTCGGCGGACGCCGCGGCGTTCGTCGACCTCGCCGACGCGCGCTGA
- a CDS encoding winged helix-turn-helix domain-containing protein, whose product MSLEFSSSGDAPAFEHVVAALDDDGCREIIAILEEPMTAHEVAEATDRPLSTTYRKLDRLTEAGLVQEAVGVREGRHQKSRYVANLDRISIGLDDDNELRVDVDRAANLGLWSNIQREF is encoded by the coding sequence ATGTCACTCGAGTTCTCCTCGTCCGGCGATGCTCCCGCCTTCGAGCACGTCGTCGCCGCGCTCGACGACGACGGCTGCCGGGAGATCATCGCGATCCTCGAGGAGCCGATGACAGCCCACGAGGTCGCCGAGGCGACGGACCGGCCGCTCTCGACGACCTATCGGAAACTCGACCGCCTGACCGAGGCCGGCCTGGTCCAAGAGGCCGTCGGCGTCCGGGAGGGCCGCCACCAGAAGTCCCGGTACGTCGCGAACCTCGACCGGATCTCGATCGGCCTCGACGACGACAACGAGTTGCGCGTCGACGTCGACCGCGCGGCGAACCTGGGCCTCTGGTCTAACATTCAACGGGAGTTCTGA
- a CDS encoding FAD-dependent oxidoreductase — MDVDSSPTVLVIGGGATGAGIARDLARRDVDVTLVDRNGLSSGTSGRSHGLLHSGARYAEADGPEAKECLEENRILRRIAGACIRETQGLFVQLADDDPAYFDVKRAACEDVGIPVEVVDGQAARDELPDLAADVERAMRVPDAVVLPSRLVAANAADARDHGAHIYPHAPVTSMDREDGRIASVALGGEVDETVRPDYVVNATGPHAGRIAAMAGLSVEMRPTRGVMVSVAYDGLEPVLNRCREPADGDIVVPHEGEAVLGTTSVPVDDPDDYERPDWEVERTVEECAAMLPPVADAERVRTWWGVRPLYEPDEASRGGRGISRGFHLLDHADDDDGVANCCSIVGGKLTTYRQMAAATADMVCDRLGVDAECTTPEERLPGATDPDRLDAFVREFDGQGPTDADVVGR; from the coding sequence ATGGACGTAGACAGCAGTCCGACCGTCCTCGTGATCGGAGGCGGCGCAACCGGGGCCGGAATCGCCAGGGACCTCGCGCGCAGGGACGTGGACGTCACGCTGGTCGACCGCAACGGGCTCTCGTCGGGCACGTCGGGGCGGTCCCACGGCCTGCTTCACAGCGGGGCGCGCTACGCCGAGGCCGACGGGCCGGAGGCCAAGGAATGCCTCGAAGAGAACCGCATTCTGCGCCGGATCGCAGGCGCGTGCATCCGAGAGACGCAGGGCCTATTCGTCCAACTGGCCGACGACGATCCGGCGTACTTCGACGTGAAGCGGGCCGCCTGCGAGGACGTCGGCATTCCGGTCGAAGTAGTCGACGGCCAGGCCGCCCGCGACGAACTCCCCGACCTCGCCGCCGACGTCGAACGGGCGATGCGGGTCCCCGACGCGGTCGTCCTCCCGTCTCGCCTGGTCGCCGCCAACGCGGCCGACGCGCGCGACCACGGCGCGCACATCTATCCCCACGCACCCGTCACGTCGATGGACCGCGAGGACGGGCGGATCGCGAGCGTCGCGCTGGGCGGCGAGGTCGACGAGACCGTGCGACCGGACTACGTCGTGAACGCGACGGGACCCCATGCCGGCCGTATCGCGGCGATGGCGGGCCTCTCCGTCGAGATGCGCCCGACCCGCGGCGTCATGGTCTCGGTGGCGTACGACGGCCTCGAGCCGGTGCTCAACCGCTGTCGCGAGCCCGCCGACGGGGACATCGTCGTTCCCCACGAGGGCGAGGCCGTCCTCGGCACGACGAGCGTCCCGGTCGACGACCCCGACGACTACGAGCGGCCCGATTGGGAGGTCGAGCGCACCGTCGAGGAGTGTGCGGCGATGCTCCCGCCGGTCGCCGACGCCGAGCGCGTGCGGACCTGGTGGGGTGTCCGGCCGCTGTACGAACCCGACGAGGCGTCCCGCGGCGGCCGCGGCATCTCGCGGGGGTTCCACCTGCTCGATCACGCGGATGACGACGACGGCGTCGCGAACTGCTGTAGCATCGTCGGCGGGAAGCTGACGACCTACCGTCAGATGGCCGCGGCGACCGCCGACATGGTCTGCGATCGACTCGGCGTGGACGCCGAGTGTACCACCCCCGAGGAGCGACTCCCGGGCGCGACCGACCCCGACCGGCTCGACGCGTTCGTCCGCGAATTCGACGGCCAGGGGCCGACGGACGCCGACGTCGTCGGCCGATAG
- a CDS encoding 30S ribosomal protein S8e: MQDQGRSTRKRTGGRLKNVRKRRKDELGRLPTETQVGEPRYRTVDVRGNDTKTRALATNVASVNKGGETVSAEIEDVVENDANPNYVRRNIITKGAVIETSEGRARVTSRPGQTGQVNAALLD; encoded by the coding sequence ATGCAAGATCAGGGACGCTCTACGCGCAAGCGAACCGGTGGCCGACTGAAGAACGTTCGAAAGCGCCGCAAGGACGAGCTCGGCCGGCTCCCGACCGAGACGCAGGTCGGCGAACCCCGATACCGGACCGTCGACGTGCGCGGCAACGACACGAAGACCCGCGCTCTCGCGACGAACGTCGCCAGCGTCAACAAGGGCGGAGAGACGGTCTCCGCGGAGATCGAGGACGTCGTCGAGAACGACGCCAACCCGAACTACGTCCGCCGGAACATCATCACGAAGGGCGCTGTCATCGAGACGAGCGAGGGCCGCGCTCGCGTGACGTCCCGACCGGGCCAGACCGGACAGGTCAACGCCGCTCTCCTCGACTAA
- a CDS encoding 2,5-diamino-6-(ribosylamino)-4(3H)-pyrimidinone 5'-phosphate reductase: MHVVVNAAVSADGKLSSRRREQLAISGADDFARVDQVRAASDAIVVGVGTVLADDPHLTVKDEDLREQRREDGRPPNPARVVVDSNGRTPTDAEILDDEAATYVCLSEAAPVDRRADLADRAELITAGDERVDLLRAFAALREAGLERIMVEGGGELIFSLFEAGLVDELRTFVGPNVIGGRDAPTLADGEGFVADFPTLDLESVDRLDDGVLLTWRVDER, encoded by the coding sequence ATGCACGTCGTCGTCAACGCCGCCGTCAGCGCGGACGGCAAACTCTCCTCGCGCCGGCGCGAACAGCTCGCGATCAGCGGCGCGGACGACTTCGCGCGCGTCGACCAGGTCCGAGCGGCCAGCGACGCCATCGTCGTCGGCGTCGGGACCGTCCTCGCGGACGATCCGCACCTGACCGTCAAGGACGAGGACCTGCGCGAGCAGCGCCGCGAGGACGGTCGCCCGCCGAACCCAGCGCGCGTCGTCGTCGACTCGAACGGGCGCACGCCGACGGACGCGGAAATCCTCGACGACGAGGCCGCGACGTACGTCTGTCTGAGCGAGGCCGCGCCGGTCGACCGACGGGCCGATCTCGCCGACCGCGCCGAGCTGATCACGGCCGGCGACGAGCGAGTCGACCTCCTGCGCGCGTTCGCGGCGCTCCGAGAGGCGGGCCTCGAGCGGATCATGGTCGAGGGCGGCGGCGAACTCATCTTCTCGCTGTTCGAGGCCGGCCTGGTCGACGAGCTCCGGACCTTCGTCGGCCCGAACGTCATCGGCGGTCGCGACGCTCCCACGCTCGCGGACGGCGAGGGGTTCGTCGCGGACTTCCCGACGCTCGACCTCGAATCGGTCGACAGGCTCGACGACGGCGTCCTGTTAACCTGGCGCGTCGACGAACGATAG